In Buchnera aphidicola (Sipha maydis), the following proteins share a genomic window:
- a CDS encoding YggS family pyridoxal phosphate-dependent enzyme — protein MSKIIKNIQNIYEKISNFSKKNKIKSRKIKLLIVTKNQGTHVIKKMIKNKFVSFGENYLQESLKKIKKFKKNKLKWHFLGKIQSNKTKLIAKNFSWCHTIDRKKIAFLLNKHRNNITPPLNVLIQINISNNRNKNGTSKESCFQLAEYVKNLKNLHLKGIMCLPNLNSKNDEYQKIQNIFQKMKKKYKNINTLSLGTSQDFKKAILYGSTLIRIGKKIFS, from the coding sequence ATGTCAAAAATAATAAAAAATATTCAAAATATATATGAAAAAATTTCTAATTTTTCTAAAAAAAATAAAATAAAATCTAGAAAAATAAAATTATTAATCGTAACAAAAAATCAAGGAACACACGTAATAAAAAAAATGATAAAAAATAAATTTGTATCTTTTGGAGAAAATTATTTACAAGAAAGTTTAAAAAAAATAAAAAAATTCAAAAAAAATAAATTAAAATGGCATTTTCTTGGGAAAATACAAAGTAACAAAACAAAACTTATTGCAAAAAATTTTTCATGGTGTCATACCATCGATCGCAAAAAAATTGCGTTTTTATTAAATAAACATCGTAATAATATCACACCTCCATTAAATGTTTTAATACAAATAAATATTAGCAATAACAGAAATAAAAACGGAACATCAAAAGAATCTTGTTTTCAATTAGCTGAATATGTAAAAAATCTTAAAAACTTACACTTAAAAGGAATAATGTGTCTACCAAATCTCAATTCAAAAAATGACGAATATCAAAAAATACAAAACATTTTTCAGAAAATGAAAAAAAAATATAAAAATATAAATACATTATCTCTTGGAACAAGCCAAGATTTTAAAAAAGCTATTCTATATGGTAGTACATTGATCAGAATTGGAAAAAAAATTTTTTCTTAA
- the trmB gene encoding tRNA (guanosine(46)-N7)-methyltransferase TrmB produces MNINFQENFFQIKTFRLRNRKLSVKKKNIIEFLWPLIGLNIAEDCNSVKKIFQKSVPVILEIGFGFGESLIHFAKLYKDVQFLGIEVYIPGICFCLKKIYKNNLNNIKIIHLDAIFFLKNYATNISFSVINIFFPDPWPKNKHYKRRMLQSNIIYLLLQKLIIQGILHIVTDSASYAKNIIKILDYISGVECVTKDFQSYYLEKNNFFTRFKQKANIKKSKIYEIIYKKVF; encoded by the coding sequence ATGAATATTAATTTTCAAGAAAATTTTTTTCAGATTAAGACTTTTCGATTAAGAAATAGAAAATTAAGTGTGAAAAAAAAAAATATTATAGAATTTCTTTGGCCATTAATTGGTTTAAATATTGCAGAAGATTGTAATAGTGTAAAAAAAATTTTTCAAAAGAGTGTTCCAGTGATCTTAGAAATTGGTTTTGGTTTTGGAGAATCTTTAATTCATTTCGCAAAATTATATAAAGATGTTCAATTTTTAGGAATTGAAGTGTATATTCCTGGGATATGTTTTTGTTTAAAAAAAATTTATAAAAATAATTTAAATAATATTAAAATTATTCATTTGGATGCTATTTTTTTTTTAAAAAATTATGCAACAAATATTTCTTTTTCTGTAATAAATATATTTTTTCCAGATCCATGGCCAAAAAATAAACATTATAAAAGAAGAATGTTGCAATCTAATATAATTTATTTGTTATTACAAAAATTAATTATTCAAGGAATATTGCATATTGTTACTGATTCTGCTTCATACGCTAAAAATATTATTAAAATACTTGATTATATTTCAGGAGTCGAATGTGTTACCAAAGATTTTCAATCATATTATTTAGAAAAAAATAATTTTTTTACTCGTTTTAAACAAAAAGCAAATATTAAAAAAAGTAAAATTTATGAAATAATTTATAAAAAAGTTTTTTAA
- a CDS encoding alpha/beta fold hydrolase, with product MIKKFTVILIHGLGFNKKIWFYLKKKLKKHFNVHTINLHIPKKNKNFYLELQNFINNTIISIPKNSILIGWSIGGIIATLLTLKIQEKIKLLVTISSSPCFIKKKSWIGLNLNKIKKLKNELNNNYFQTIKNFLKLQNLNKKNIKILYKKIINSSNNNPQSINFNTKILIKLDTRNLIKKIHIPIFRIYGKFDIIVQKDVKYYVDKILKNENSIIINHANHAPFISHLNLFYKILIKKIRKYIDL from the coding sequence ATGATAAAAAAATTTACTGTAATATTAATACATGGTCTAGGATTTAATAAAAAAATTTGGTTTTATCTAAAAAAAAAATTAAAAAAACACTTTAATGTACATACAATAAATTTACACATACCAAAAAAAAATAAAAATTTTTATTTAGAACTTCAAAATTTTATTAATAATACAATTATTTCAATACCAAAAAATTCTATATTAATAGGATGGTCTATAGGTGGTATAATAGCTACTCTACTCACTTTAAAAATACAAGAAAAAATAAAATTACTAGTGACAATTTCGTCTTCTCCATGTTTTATAAAAAAAAAATCATGGATTGGGCTAAATTTAAATAAAATAAAAAAATTAAAAAATGAGCTTAACAATAATTATTTTCAAACGATAAAAAATTTTTTAAAATTACAAAATTTAAATAAAAAAAATATTAAAATTTTATATAAAAAAATTATCAATTCTTCAAATAACAATCCTCAATCAATAAATTTTAATACAAAAATTTTAATAAAACTAGATACTCGAAATTTAATTAAAAAAATACATATTCCAATTTTTAGAATATATGGAAAATTTGATATAATAGTACAAAAAGATGTTAAATATTATGTAGATAAAATTTTAAAAAATGAAAACTCTATTATTATAAATCATGCAAATCATGCTCCTTTTATATCTCATTTAAATTTATTTTATAAAATTCTTATAAAAAAAATAAGAAAATATATTGATTTATAA
- a CDS encoding NifU family protein, translated as MIKISKNAQEYISRLLYKKKNIHVRIFIKNFGKEDASCHMEYVHIDDVLTQEKEIKFSNFNIYINKRDLPYLKKSEIKLVKSDLNFELMLNAPDLKKTFQKNDYSLQEEINSFIELHINPFLFSHGGKVVLIEVNKKNQAMIEFQGGCNGCSMVSTTLKDMVEKRLLNNFKKLTKVIDVTKHIHDIHSYY; from the coding sequence ATGATTAAAATATCTAAAAATGCACAAGAATATATTTCTAGATTACTTTATAAAAAAAAAAATATACATGTCAGAATTTTTATTAAAAATTTTGGAAAAGAGGATGCTTCTTGTCATATGGAATATGTTCATATTGATGATGTTCTTACTCAGGAAAAAGAAATTAAATTTAGTAATTTTAATATATATATTAATAAAAGAGATTTACCATATTTAAAGAAATCTGAAATAAAATTAGTCAAAAGTGATTTAAATTTTGAGTTAATGTTAAATGCTCCTGATTTGAAAAAAACTTTTCAAAAGAATGATTATTCTTTGCAAGAAGAAATTAATTCTTTTATTGAATTACATATTAATCCATTTCTTTTTTCACATGGTGGAAAAGTTGTGTTAATAGAAGTGAACAAAAAAAATCAAGCTATGATTGAATTTCAGGGAGGTTGTAATGGTTGTTCTATGGTGAGTACAACTTTAAAGGATATGGTAGAGAAACGTTTATTAAATAATTTTAAAAAATTAACAAAAGTTATTGATGTAACTAAGCATATACATGATATTCATTCTTATTATTAA
- the dnaB gene encoding replicative DNA helicase, which translates to MSIKKIKYNKKILPNSIEAEKSLLGGLMLKNEKWDEIFEIIRKNDFFIYSHQIIFQEMEILINSQKPIDLITLSESLEKKKFLEKIGNFSYLAELSKNTFSTSNISTYANIIKENSIMRELISIADKIKNISYHPNGKQSTEILNYLESRIFSITEKKRKNNNGLKNIEEILSTTVKNLEKLLQEPYKKITGIDTGYHDINEKTFGLQPSELIIIASRPSMGKTTFAMNLCENISMMYEKPILIFSLEMPSEQIIIKMLSSLSRVKQKNLRTGKINDKEWSRISSTINILLKKKNIYIDDSSYLTPNEIRSRSRRIYKENKGISLIMIDYLQLMNIPSLSDNRTLEVTEISKNLKSLAKELKVPIIALSQLNRSLEQRSDKRPINSDLRESGSIEQDADVIMFIYRDEIYNPETNLKGIAEIIIGKQRNGPIGTIRLTFNKKCSRFDNYAENIYENE; encoded by the coding sequence ATGTCTATAAAAAAAATAAAATACAATAAAAAAATTCTACCTAACTCTATTGAAGCAGAAAAATCTCTTTTAGGTGGATTAATGTTAAAAAATGAAAAATGGGATGAAATATTTGAAATTATCAGAAAAAATGATTTCTTTATTTATTCACATCAAATAATCTTTCAAGAAATGGAAATTTTAATAAATTCTCAAAAACCAATAGATTTAATCACGCTTTCAGAATCTTTAGAAAAAAAAAAATTTTTAGAAAAAATTGGAAATTTTTCTTATTTAGCCGAGTTATCTAAAAATACTTTCAGTACTTCAAATATTTCTACCTATGCAAATATTATTAAAGAAAATTCAATAATGAGAGAATTAATTTCAATTGCTGATAAAATTAAAAATATCAGTTATCACCCAAATGGAAAACAAAGTACAGAAATTTTAAATTATTTAGAATCACGTATATTTTCAATTACAGAAAAAAAAAGAAAAAATAACAACGGATTAAAAAATATAGAAGAAATCTTGAGTACAACAGTAAAAAATTTAGAAAAACTTCTTCAAGAACCTTATAAAAAAATTACTGGAATTGATACAGGATATCATGACATTAATGAAAAAACATTTGGTTTACAACCATCTGAACTGATTATTATAGCATCTCGACCTTCTATGGGTAAAACAACTTTTGCAATGAATTTATGTGAAAATATTTCTATGATGTATGAAAAACCGATATTAATTTTCAGTTTAGAAATGCCCAGTGAGCAAATTATAATAAAAATGTTATCTTCTTTATCTCGAGTAAAACAAAAAAACCTTCGTACAGGAAAAATTAATGATAAAGAATGGTCAAGAATTTCTAGTACAATCAACATATTACTCAAAAAGAAAAATATATACATAGATGATTCCTCTTATCTTACACCAAATGAAATTCGATCAAGATCTCGACGTATATATAAAGAAAATAAAGGTATTAGTTTAATTATGATAGATTATTTACAACTCATGAATATTCCATCTTTATCAGATAATCGAACATTAGAAGTAACAGAAATTTCAAAAAATTTAAAATCTTTAGCAAAAGAATTAAAAGTGCCAATAATTGCTTTATCTCAATTAAATCGATCATTAGAACAAAGATCTGATAAAAGACCAATTAATTCAGATTTAAGAGAATCAGGATCTATCGAACAAGATGCAGATGTCATTATGTTTATATATCGAGATGAAATTTATAATCCAGAAACAAATTTAAAAGGAATTGCAGAAATAATTATAGGTAAACAAAGAAATGGACCAATAGGTACAATACGTTTAACATTTAATAAAAAATGTTCAAGATTTGATAATTATGCCGAAAATATATATGAAAATGAATAA
- the hemW gene encoding radical SAM family heme chaperone HemW: MYMKIPLSLYIHIPWCLTKCPYCDFYSKSTKKKIPEKKYITNLLLDLQNDIKLINSRKIRSIFIGGGTPNLIHPKYIKYLIQEIKKKIFFAKNIEITLEANPKSIHENVFFQYKEAGVNRLSLGIQSFHETLLKKIHRKYSFIELIKTIKYIRKKKFTNINFDLMYGLPQQTIQESLQDLLYAIKYNPSHISWYQLSIEKNTPFSTKKIILPHEKKILLMEKKGKKILKKNKFVQYEISSYTKNKKKCQHNLNYWNFGDYLGIGCGAHGKITLKNRKILRTIKNKNINKFLNGEYIQKQYIVKKKNIAFEFFLNNFRLHAPCFKKKFTQYTGLKIESIKSNIYKAIKKKYIIENNDSWETTNQGKCFLNNLLQIFLE; the protein is encoded by the coding sequence ATCTATATGAAAATTCCATTAAGTTTATATATTCACATTCCATGGTGTTTAACAAAATGTCCATATTGTGATTTTTATTCAAAATCAACAAAAAAAAAAATACCTGAAAAAAAATATATTACAAATCTTTTACTAGATTTACAAAATGATATTAAATTAATTAACTCAAGAAAAATACGTTCAATTTTTATAGGAGGAGGAACACCTAATTTAATTCATCCAAAATATATTAAATATTTAATACAAGAAATTAAAAAAAAAATTTTCTTTGCTAAAAATATAGAAATTACTTTAGAAGCCAACCCTAAATCAATTCATGAAAATGTTTTTTTTCAATATAAAGAAGCTGGTGTAAATAGATTATCTTTAGGAATTCAAAGTTTTCATGAAACACTTTTAAAAAAAATTCATAGAAAATATTCTTTTATTGAATTAATAAAAACAATTAAATATATTAGAAAAAAAAAATTCACAAACATAAATTTTGATTTAATGTATGGACTTCCACAACAAACAATCCAAGAATCTTTACAAGATCTTTTGTATGCAATTAAATATAATCCATCACATATATCGTGGTATCAATTATCTATTGAAAAAAATACACCGTTTTCAACAAAAAAAATTATTTTACCACATGAAAAAAAAATTTTATTAATGGAGAAGAAAGGAAAAAAAATTTTAAAAAAAAATAAATTCGTACAGTATGAAATATCTTCTTATACAAAAAATAAAAAAAAATGTCAACATAATCTGAACTATTGGAATTTTGGAGATTATTTAGGTATCGGATGTGGAGCGCATGGAAAAATTACTTTAAAAAATAGAAAAATTCTCAGAACAATCAAAAATAAAAATATAAATAAATTTTTAAATGGAGAGTATATACAAAAACAATATATTGTAAAAAAAAAAAATATTGCATTTGAATTTTTTTTAAATAATTTTCGTTTACATGCTCCATGTTTTAAAAAAAAATTTACACAATATACAGGTCTAAAAATCGAGAGTATTAAAAGTAATATCTATAAAGCAATAAAAAAAAAATACATTATAGAAAATAATGATTCTTGGGAAACAACTAATCAAGGAAAATGTTTTCTAAATAATTTATTGCAAATATTTCTCGAATAA
- the ruvX gene encoding Holliday junction resolvase RuvX translates to MILLAFDYGTKNIGVAIGESFIQTSRTLDCISRKKNNHWLKIKKIISEWEPLKIILGLPLNIHGKNQKTTLKTRKFSMKLFKKFHIPIHLQDERFTTQEAKSVLFNKYGKKKLNVKNINSTSALIILRSWLYQNTYKNKK, encoded by the coding sequence ATGATTCTTTTAGCATTTGATTACGGAACGAAAAACATAGGAGTAGCTATTGGAGAAAGTTTTATACAAACTTCTCGAACATTAGATTGTATTTCTAGAAAAAAAAATAATCACTGGTTAAAAATAAAAAAAATAATATCAGAATGGGAGCCTTTAAAAATTATTCTTGGATTACCTTTAAATATACACGGAAAAAATCAAAAAACTACTTTAAAAACAAGAAAATTTTCTATGAAATTATTCAAAAAATTTCACATTCCAATACATCTCCAAGATGAAAGATTTACAACACAAGAAGCAAAATCTGTTTTATTTAATAAATATGGAAAGAAAAAACTAAATGTCAAAAACATAAATTCTACTTCTGCATTAATTATTTTAAGAAGTTGGTTATATCAAAATACATACAAAAATAAAAAATAA
- a CDS encoding YqgE/AlgH family protein, giving the protein MKIINFKNHLLIAMPKLYNSLFYKTVIYIYQDHEKEINGVIINKKINNLTTKKLFNKLKIYSLKEKILEKIKYPIIFGGPIERNKGLILHSLKKNFLSDIYISKSISITSSKDILEALNKKNNFKKLLIILGHCVWSRNQLQKEILKNNWLLIKANKDLLFHTSLEKKWEKCIKILGIKDINTLTIEHGKI; this is encoded by the coding sequence ATGAAAATTATTAATTTTAAAAATCATCTTTTAATTGCTATGCCAAAACTTTATAATTCATTATTTTATAAAACAGTAATATATATATATCAAGATCATGAAAAAGAAATTAATGGTGTTATAATTAATAAAAAAATTAATAATTTAACAACAAAAAAACTTTTTAATAAATTAAAAATTTATTCTTTAAAAGAAAAAATTTTAGAAAAAATAAAATATCCAATAATATTTGGAGGCCCAATAGAAAGAAACAAGGGATTAATTTTACATTCTTTAAAAAAGAACTTTCTTTCAGATATATATATTTCAAAATCAATTTCAATAACATCTTCAAAAGATATATTAGAAGCTCTAAATAAAAAAAATAATTTTAAAAAATTATTAATTATTTTAGGACATTGTGTATGGAGTCGAAACCAATTACAAAAAGAAATATTAAAAAATAATTGGTTACTCATTAAAGCAAATAAAGATCTTTTATTCCATACTTCTTTAGAGAAAAAATGGGAAAAATGTATAAAAATATTAGGCATCAAAGATATTAATACACTCACAATTGAACATGGAAAAATCTGA
- the ssb gene encoding single-stranded DNA-binding protein, translated as MASRGVNKVILIGYLGQNPDIRYMTNGSAVANINLATSENWKDKNTGEVKEKTEWHKVVLFGKLAEIAGEYLKKGSQVYIEGSLQTRRWKDKNNFERYTTEIIVNINGSMQMLGSRQNNLSVKKENFTKPVNNTFSKKKDSFEDDKKILLHDDTNMDFEDEIPF; from the coding sequence ATGGCTAGTCGAGGAGTAAATAAAGTAATTTTAATAGGATATTTAGGGCAAAATCCTGATATTCGTTATATGACAAATGGTTCAGCGGTAGCAAATATTAATTTAGCTACTTCAGAAAATTGGAAAGATAAAAATACTGGTGAAGTTAAAGAAAAAACAGAATGGCATAAAGTAGTTTTATTTGGAAAATTAGCTGAAATTGCTGGTGAATATTTAAAAAAAGGTTCACAAGTATATATTGAGGGTTCTTTACAAACAAGAAGATGGAAAGATAAAAATAATTTTGAAAGATATACGACAGAAATAATAGTAAATATTAATGGTTCTATGCAAATGTTAGGTTCTCGACAAAATAATTTAAGTGTAAAAAAAGAGAATTTCACAAAACCTGTGAATAATACTTTTTCAAAAAAGAAGGATTCTTTTGAAGATGATAAAAAAATTTTACTACATGATGATACAAATATGGATTTTGAAGATGAAATTCCATTTTAA
- a CDS encoding oxidative damage protection protein: protein MKRKIYCFFYKQKMQGLNFKLYPGKIGDKIYQKISQKAWNQWIKKQTILINEQKLNMLNKKDQKILEKKMIQFLFKNNTVKKYQKK, encoded by the coding sequence ATGAAAAGAAAAATATATTGTTTTTTTTATAAACAAAAAATGCAAGGATTAAATTTTAAACTTTATCCAGGAAAAATAGGCGATAAAATATATCAAAAAATTTCTCAAAAAGCTTGGAATCAATGGATAAAAAAACAAACAATTTTAATCAATGAACAAAAATTAAATATGCTTAATAAAAAAGATCAAAAAATCTTAGAAAAAAAAATGATCCAATTTCTTTTTAAAAACAATACTGTTAAAAAATATCAAAAAAAATAA
- a CDS encoding A/G-specific adenine glycosylase produces the protein MNYIFNFSRTIINWFHLHGRKNLPWQKNQTAYKTWISEIMLQQTQVQVVIPYFKKFIKKNPNIRDLTKNSLDEILFMWSGLGFYKRAKNIYLTSQIIKKKYNNQIPLNYYDLIKLPGIGKSTAGAILSLTFNYFFPILDGNVKRILKRFYHLKEKNSQLEKSLWRKINKLLPIHNAQKFNQAMMDLGKLICKKNPLCQKCPLEKKCLYTHEKNIHKKNINIKKKIKKCFFLLIKYKNFIYLKKQNHNIWKNLYYFPLFFKKKELLNWIKKKKITKKRKNIEKFFHHFNNYSLLIQAKIINLSKKNINQKKSIWFNLINPQKIGIPSPVIKIFKKITKK, from the coding sequence ATGAACTATATTTTTAATTTTTCAAGAACTATAATAAATTGGTTTCACTTACATGGAAGAAAAAATCTTCCTTGGCAAAAAAACCAAACTGCATATAAAACATGGATTTCAGAAATCATGTTACAACAAACGCAAGTTCAAGTAGTCATTCCATATTTTAAAAAATTTATTAAAAAAAATCCAAATATTCGAGATTTAACTAAAAATTCCTTAGATGAAATTCTTTTTATGTGGAGCGGACTAGGATTCTATAAACGCGCGAAAAATATTTATTTAACATCACAAATAATTAAAAAAAAATATAATAATCAAATACCATTAAATTATTATGATTTAATTAAATTACCAGGAATAGGAAAATCTACTGCAGGAGCAATTTTATCATTAACCTTTAATTATTTTTTTCCCATACTTGATGGAAACGTTAAAAGAATACTAAAAAGATTTTATCATTTAAAAGAAAAAAATTCTCAATTAGAAAAATCACTATGGAGAAAAATAAACAAATTATTACCCATTCATAATGCACAGAAATTTAATCAAGCTATGATGGATTTAGGAAAATTAATTTGTAAAAAAAATCCCCTATGTCAGAAATGTCCGTTAGAAAAAAAATGTTTATATACTCATGAAAAAAATATACACAAAAAAAATATAAATATAAAAAAAAAAATTAAAAAATGTTTTTTTTTATTAATCAAATATAAAAATTTTATTTATTTAAAAAAACAAAATCATAATATTTGGAAAAATTTATATTATTTTCCTTTATTTTTTAAAAAAAAAGAATTATTAAATTGGATAAAAAAAAAGAAAATCACTAAAAAAAGAAAAAATATAGAAAAATTTTTTCATCATTTTAATAATTATTCATTGTTAATTCAAGCAAAAATTATTAATTTAAGTAAAAAAAATATTAATCAAAAAAAATCAATCTGGTTTAATTTAATAAATCCACAAAAAATTGGAATTCCTTCTCCTGTAATAAAAATTTTTAAAAAAATAACAAAAAAATAA
- a CDS encoding peptide chain release factor 3, protein MSFKREKFALMKKIILDQKDISKIKRRRTFAIISHPDSGKTTITEKFLLLGKVIHQTGIIKPKRFKKYTKSDWMDIERQRGISINTSVMSFSYLGYHINLLDTPGHEDFSEDTYRVLTAVDCCLIIIDGSKSVESRTEKLMKVARIKKIPIITFINKIDRNTYNYIKILDDIERKLKIFCVPINWPIGCGKLFKGIYDIYTNKISLFTQNSLIKVIKKNIFLNHNDFFLRKYLEKNEILQLLEDLELIQSCYNSFNKRKFLQGKETPLFFGSALNNFGIKNILNKIVLWAPYPKIRNSLTRKVFSIEKYFSGFVFKIQANMNPKHHDRIAFIRIVSGKYTEGMKFYHVRTKKIKIIKNAVNFIAGERCLIKKAYPGDIIGIHHMGDIKIGDTFTEGELINFIEVPKFAPEYFKIIYLKDSFQQKKLLRGLKQLSEEGVISFFQTFIDRSLILGVIGKLQFDIVLERLKIEYHVVAKYRKTDISIIRWISSTNKKAFEIFKKENDLFLAYDNDNEIIFFTTNIFKLNLIKSQYKDIYFSEMKRF, encoded by the coding sequence ATGTCATTTAAAAGAGAAAAATTTGCTTTAATGAAAAAGATAATTTTAGATCAAAAAGATATTTCTAAAATTAAGAGAAGACGAACATTTGCCATTATTTCTCATCCTGATTCAGGAAAAACAACTATTACAGAAAAATTTTTATTATTAGGTAAAGTTATTCATCAAACAGGAATTATAAAACCAAAAAGATTTAAAAAATATACAAAATCAGATTGGATGGACATTGAAAGACAAAGAGGAATTTCTATAAATACTTCTGTTATGAGTTTTTCTTATTTAGGATATCATATAAATTTATTAGATACACCAGGTCATGAAGATTTTTCAGAAGATACATATAGAGTTTTAACTGCAGTAGATTGTTGTTTGATTATCATAGATGGTTCTAAAAGTGTTGAATCTAGAACAGAAAAATTAATGAAAGTTGCACGTATTAAAAAAATTCCCATAATAACGTTTATTAATAAAATAGATAGAAATACCTATAATTATATTAAAATTTTAGATGATATTGAAAGAAAATTAAAAATTTTTTGTGTTCCAATAAATTGGCCTATTGGTTGCGGAAAACTCTTTAAAGGAATTTATGATATTTATACTAATAAAATTTCTTTATTTACGCAAAATTCTTTAATAAAAGTAATTAAAAAAAATATTTTTTTAAATCATAATGATTTTTTTTTAAGAAAGTATTTAGAAAAGAATGAAATATTACAGTTGTTAGAAGATTTAGAGTTAATTCAATCTTGTTATAATTCATTTAATAAAAGAAAATTTTTGCAAGGAAAAGAAACGCCTTTGTTTTTTGGAAGCGCATTAAATAATTTTGGGATTAAAAATATTTTAAATAAAATAGTTTTATGGGCTCCTTATCCAAAAATTAGGAATAGTTTGACCAGAAAAGTTTTTTCTATTGAGAAGTATTTTTCAGGTTTTGTTTTTAAAATACAAGCAAATATGAATCCTAAGCATCATGATAGAATTGCTTTTATTAGAATAGTTTCTGGAAAATATACAGAAGGAATGAAATTTTATCATGTTAGAACAAAAAAAATTAAAATTATTAAAAATGCAGTAAATTTTATTGCAGGAGAAAGGTGTTTAATTAAAAAAGCGTATCCTGGAGATATTATTGGAATACATCATATGGGAGATATTAAAATTGGAGATACTTTTACAGAAGGTGAATTAATTAATTTTATTGAAGTTCCGAAGTTTGCTCCAGAATATTTTAAAATTATTTATTTGAAAGATTCTTTTCAGCAAAAAAAATTATTACGTGGGTTAAAGCAATTATCAGAAGAAGGGGTGATTAGTTTTTTTCAAACTTTTATAGATCGTTCTTTAATTTTAGGTGTTATAGGAAAATTACAATTTGATATTGTTTTAGAAAGATTAAAAATAGAATATCATGTTGTAGCAAAATATAGAAAAACAGATATATCTATTATTCGATGGATTTCTAGTACGAATAAAAAAGCATTTGAGATATTTAAAAAAGAAAATGATTTATTTTTAGCTTATGATAATGATAATGAAATAATTTTTTTTACGACCAATATTTTTAAATTAAATTTAATTAAATCTCAATATAAAGATATATATTTTTCAGAAATGAAGAGATTTTAA